From a single Sinomonas atrocyanea genomic region:
- a CDS encoding metal-sensitive transcriptional regulator yields MDEITQAPEHQHAGPPYGYTADKDAYLRRLRRIEGQVRGIARMVEEDKYCIDILTQVSAVTKALHAVSLGLVEEHIGHCVVGAANVQDPARRTEEIDAKVKEATDAIGRLLR; encoded by the coding sequence ATGGACGAGATCACCCAGGCCCCCGAGCACCAGCATGCAGGGCCGCCCTACGGCTACACCGCAGACAAGGACGCCTACCTGCGGCGCCTGAGACGCATCGAGGGCCAGGTCCGGGGCATCGCGCGCATGGTGGAGGAGGACAAGTACTGCATCGACATCCTCACGCAGGTGTCCGCCGTCACCAAGGCCCTCCACGCGGTCAGCCTCGGGCTCGTCGAGGAGCACATCGGACACTGCGTGGTCGGCGCCGCCAATGTGCAGGACCCCGCCCGGCGCACCGAGGAGATCGATGCCAAGGTCAAGGAGGCCACCGATGCCATCGGCCGGCTGCTGCGGTAA
- a CDS encoding heavy-metal-associated domain-containing protein, translating to MSHFTTTVHVDGMTCGHCVSSVTEEIESIDGVQDVSVDLNAGGVSEVTIQSDRRLKHESISEAVAEAGYVVVDNDA from the coding sequence ATGAGCCACTTCACCACCACCGTGCACGTCGACGGCATGACCTGCGGCCACTGCGTCAGCTCGGTCACCGAGGAGATCGAGTCGATCGACGGCGTCCAGGACGTCTCCGTCGACCTCAACGCCGGCGGCGTCTCGGAAGTGACCATCCAGTCGGACCGCAGGCTCAAGCACGAGTCGATCAGCGAAGCAGTCGCCGAGGCGGGCTACGTCGTCGTCGACAACGACGCCTAG
- a CDS encoding heavy metal translocating P-type ATPase, with amino-acid sequence MDHKTAQLPRIVELDIGGMTCASCVNRVERKLGKIEGVHASVNLPLESARVEVPAGVSDEQLITTVAAAGYTAKVKAQPRPAAASGEGEGEDHGEHAPSSAGSVEAPARTLLPRLAVAAVLTVPVVLISMVPAAHFPDWGWWAAALALPVVTWAAWPFHRAAAVNARHGGSTMDTLVSLGVTAAYVYSLVQLLADPGLTAHPGMEMSGGALYFETAAVVTTFLLLGRWLEARAKSRAGDALRALLDRGAKRATLLRDGVETEVPADQLVPGDLFVVRPGEKIATDGTVREGASAVDASLLTGESVPVEVTEGSYVTGATVNTSGRLVVEATRVGSDTTLAAMARLVSEAQTSKAPIARLADRISAVFVPVVLAITAVTFVLWLVLGGALPSAFTAAVAVLVIACPCALGLATPIGLLAGSGRGSQLGILIRGAHVLEDTRAVDTIVLDKTGTVTTGRLAVDTVDALGDLDRGALLRLAGAVESASEHPLARAVTAAARRAHDGAGLPGVVGFRSAPGGGVEGTVEGRRVLVGRTDWIAGQLGSAPDAGAAATFTEREEAGATAVWVAVDGAVAGIVALRDSVKPGSAAGIGRLRALGLRPVLVTGDNAAVAARVAAEVGIAGEDVQAGVRPEGKVEAVRRLQSGGARVAMAGDGVNDAPALAQADLGIAMGSGTDVAREAADLTVMGDDLNQVAAAIALSRRTLAIIKQNLFWAFFYNAVGIPVAALGLLNPMIAGAAMAASSVLVVANSLRLTRFTP; translated from the coding sequence ATGGACCACAAGACCGCCCAGCTCCCCCGCATCGTCGAACTCGATATCGGGGGCATGACGTGTGCCTCCTGCGTGAACAGGGTCGAGCGGAAGCTGGGGAAGATCGAGGGCGTCCACGCCTCGGTGAACCTTCCCCTCGAGTCCGCCCGCGTCGAGGTTCCCGCCGGCGTGAGCGACGAGCAGCTGATCACGACCGTGGCGGCTGCCGGATACACCGCGAAAGTCAAGGCCCAGCCCCGCCCCGCTGCCGCCTCCGGCGAGGGGGAGGGCGAGGACCACGGTGAGCACGCGCCGTCGTCCGCGGGATCCGTCGAGGCGCCGGCCCGCACGCTGCTGCCGCGGCTCGCCGTCGCGGCGGTGCTCACCGTCCCCGTCGTCCTGATCTCGATGGTCCCGGCCGCCCACTTCCCCGACTGGGGCTGGTGGGCCGCCGCCCTGGCCCTGCCGGTCGTCACCTGGGCGGCGTGGCCGTTCCACCGCGCGGCGGCAGTCAACGCCCGCCACGGCGGCTCGACCATGGACACCCTCGTCTCCCTCGGGGTGACAGCGGCGTACGTCTACTCGCTCGTGCAGCTGCTGGCCGACCCGGGCCTGACCGCGCACCCGGGCATGGAGATGTCCGGCGGGGCGCTGTACTTCGAGACCGCCGCCGTGGTGACCACATTCCTCCTCCTCGGGCGCTGGCTCGAGGCGCGCGCCAAGTCCCGGGCCGGCGACGCGCTGCGGGCGCTCCTGGACCGCGGCGCCAAGCGGGCCACGCTCCTGCGCGACGGCGTCGAGACGGAGGTCCCCGCGGACCAGCTCGTGCCCGGAGACCTCTTCGTGGTCCGGCCTGGGGAGAAGATCGCCACCGACGGCACGGTCCGCGAGGGTGCCTCCGCGGTCGACGCGTCGCTCCTCACGGGCGAGTCCGTCCCGGTCGAGGTCACCGAGGGCAGCTACGTCACCGGCGCCACGGTCAACACCTCGGGCCGGCTCGTGGTCGAGGCCACCCGCGTGGGCTCGGACACGACGCTCGCGGCGATGGCGCGACTCGTCTCCGAGGCACAGACGAGCAAGGCGCCCATCGCCCGGCTCGCGGACAGGATCAGCGCCGTCTTCGTGCCCGTGGTGCTCGCGATCACCGCCGTCACGTTCGTCCTCTGGCTCGTGCTCGGCGGCGCGCTGCCCTCCGCCTTCACGGCCGCCGTCGCCGTCCTCGTGATCGCCTGCCCGTGTGCGCTCGGCCTCGCCACCCCGATCGGGCTGCTTGCGGGCAGCGGGCGCGGCTCGCAGCTGGGCATCCTCATCCGGGGCGCCCACGTCCTCGAGGACACGCGCGCCGTCGACACGATCGTGCTCGACAAGACCGGGACCGTCACCACCGGCCGCCTGGCGGTCGACACGGTCGACGCCCTCGGGGACCTCGACCGTGGCGCGCTGCTCCGACTTGCCGGGGCCGTCGAGTCCGCGAGCGAGCATCCCCTCGCCCGCGCCGTCACCGCGGCGGCACGCAGGGCGCACGACGGCGCGGGCCTGCCCGGCGTCGTCGGCTTCCGTTCCGCGCCGGGCGGCGGGGTGGAGGGCACCGTCGAGGGGCGCCGCGTGCTCGTGGGCCGCACCGACTGGATCGCCGGGCAGCTCGGTTCGGCGCCCGACGCCGGGGCCGCGGCCACGTTCACCGAGCGCGAGGAGGCCGGCGCGACCGCGGTGTGGGTCGCCGTCGACGGCGCCGTCGCCGGGATCGTGGCGCTGCGCGACTCGGTCAAGCCGGGGTCCGCCGCGGGGATCGGCCGGCTGCGGGCCCTCGGCCTGCGGCCCGTGCTCGTCACCGGGGACAACGCGGCCGTCGCGGCCCGGGTCGCCGCCGAGGTCGGCATCGCGGGCGAGGACGTGCAGGCGGGCGTCCGCCCCGAGGGCAAGGTCGAGGCGGTCAGGCGGCTCCAGTCCGGCGGCGCCCGCGTCGCGATGGCCGGCGACGGCGTCAACGACGCGCCCGCGCTCGCGCAGGCCGACCTGGGGATCGCGATGGGCTCGGGCACGGACGTGGCCCGGGAGGCCGCCGACCTGACCGTGATGGGCGACGACCTGAATCAGGTCGCGGCGGCGATCGCGCTCTCGCGCAGGACGCTGGCGATCATCAAGCAGAACCTGTTCTGGGCGTTCTTCTACAACGCGGTCGGGATCCCCGTCGCGGCGCTCGGACTGCTCAACCCGATGATCGCCGGCGCGGCCATGGCGGCGAGCTCGGTGCTCGTCGTGGCCAACTCGCTGCGCCTCACGCGCTTCACCCCCTAG
- a CDS encoding EamA family transporter, with translation MLSANRSASGLVFALLSAATFGISGPLGKSLLEAGWTPGAVVGGRVGLAALVMALPAAWMMRGQWSRLRGGVALMAAYGAIAIALCQFFYFNAVARMSPPVALMLEYLAPIILVGWAWLRTRHRPGTLTILGTVTAMLGLVLVLDLMSAQHVDPVGVLWGVAAAVCLAVYFVLSAKSDGVLPPLVTVAGGMVSGALTIALLAVVGLLPLGATFGTVALLGGEASWVVPLAGITLVAAVLAYTFGIIGTQRLGSKVASFVSLTEVLFSVVASWIMIGDVPGPVQFVGGALIVAGVIMVRMDELRAPASAVVPDSAPEALPAADLATGSLPAVNRPA, from the coding sequence GTGCTGTCCGCGAACCGTTCCGCATCCGGTCTCGTCTTCGCCCTGCTGTCGGCCGCGACGTTCGGCATCTCGGGACCGCTCGGGAAGTCCCTGCTCGAGGCCGGGTGGACGCCCGGCGCGGTGGTCGGCGGCAGGGTGGGGCTCGCCGCGCTCGTGATGGCCCTCCCCGCGGCGTGGATGATGCGCGGGCAGTGGTCGCGCCTCCGAGGAGGGGTGGCGCTCATGGCGGCCTACGGCGCGATCGCCATCGCGCTGTGCCAGTTCTTCTACTTCAATGCCGTGGCACGCATGAGCCCGCCGGTCGCGCTCATGCTCGAGTACCTCGCCCCGATCATCCTCGTGGGCTGGGCCTGGCTGCGCACGCGGCACCGCCCGGGAACCCTCACCATCCTCGGGACAGTGACGGCGATGCTCGGGCTCGTGCTGGTCCTGGACCTCATGAGCGCCCAGCACGTCGATCCCGTCGGCGTGCTGTGGGGCGTCGCCGCGGCGGTCTGCCTCGCCGTGTACTTCGTCCTCTCGGCGAAGTCCGACGGCGTCCTGCCGCCTCTCGTGACCGTGGCCGGGGGGATGGTGTCCGGGGCCCTGACCATTGCCCTGCTCGCCGTGGTGGGCCTGCTGCCCCTGGGGGCGACGTTCGGGACCGTGGCGCTCCTCGGCGGCGAGGCCAGCTGGGTGGTCCCGCTGGCGGGCATCACGCTCGTCGCCGCGGTGCTCGCCTACACGTTCGGGATCATCGGCACGCAGCGGCTCGGCTCGAAGGTCGCGAGCTTCGTCTCGCTCACCGAAGTGCTCTTCTCTGTCGTCGCGTCGTGGATCATGATCGGCGACGTCCCCGGACCGGTGCAGTTCGTGGGCGGCGCGCTCATCGTGGCCGGGGTGATCATGGTACGCATGGACGAGCTCCGCGCCCCTGCGTCCGCCGTGGTCCCCGACTCGGCACCGGAGGCCCTCCCGGCGGCGGACCTGGCGACCGGCTCGCTGCCGGCGGTCAACCGCCCCGCCTGA
- a CDS encoding CGNR zinc finger domain-containing protein translates to MIFAHDTEVALRSAVNLVNTLDPLGADGGDHLATGEDLDRFLLKEKFTGSRTHDAAELAGVRALRSRLRTLWDSTEEEAVELVNALLSEARALPQLVKHDDWDWHLHATTPQAPLADRMGTEAAMAFVDVIRSKELDRLRVCSAEDCEAVLVDLTKNRSKRYCDTGNCANRAHVRAYRERKAAS, encoded by the coding sequence GTGATCTTCGCCCATGACACCGAGGTGGCGCTCCGCAGCGCCGTCAACCTCGTCAACACCCTCGACCCCCTCGGAGCAGACGGCGGCGACCACCTCGCCACCGGCGAGGACCTGGACCGCTTCCTCCTCAAGGAGAAGTTCACGGGCTCCCGCACGCACGACGCCGCGGAGCTGGCTGGGGTGCGCGCGCTCCGGTCGCGGCTGCGCACCCTCTGGGACTCGACCGAGGAGGAGGCCGTGGAGCTGGTCAACGCCCTGCTCAGCGAGGCCCGGGCACTGCCTCAGCTCGTCAAGCACGACGACTGGGACTGGCACCTCCACGCCACGACCCCGCAGGCGCCCCTCGCGGACCGGATGGGCACGGAGGCGGCGATGGCGTTCGTGGACGTGATCCGCTCGAAGGAGCTCGACCGCCTGCGCGTCTGCTCGGCGGAGGACTGCGAGGCGGTTCTGGTCGACCTGACGAAGAACCGCTCGAAGCGCTACTGCGACACGGGCAACTGCGCCAACCGGGCGCACGTGCGCGCCTACCGGGAGCGCAAGGCCGCGAGCTGA
- a CDS encoding MATE family efflux transporter, with the protein MEQEERVHAHAQDTAPRSAAREILRLAVPAFFALIAEPLFLLADSAIVGHLGVAELAGLGIATTVLQTAVGLMVFLAYGTGPAVARLLGAGKMGHAMSAARDGAWLALLLGLALAALGWLTAPAVVGLLGGPTEVRGYAVEYLVWSMPGLVGMLLVFAGTGALRGLQDTRTPLVVATVGFTGNILLNLLFVYGLGWGIAGSAIGTSVAQLSMAAAYLGIVLRRMRHEGVGLAPSRRGLLGAAHVGSWLMLRTLTLRAAIFAAVVVATQQGPANLAAHQLAMTLFNVLAFALDALAIAAQALIGKELGAANAARARALTRTMVRWSLGYGVITGALLAAGAPWIGWIFTPDRQVHEALLPALLVLAASQPVCGYVFVLDGVLIGAGDARYLAIAGLLNLVVYAPLLVWAGLSGVGGPAGLMWLWAAFAGGYMLARALTLGLRARSDAWMVLGSH; encoded by the coding sequence ATGGAGCAGGAGGAGCGGGTCCACGCGCACGCGCAGGACACCGCGCCGCGGTCGGCGGCGCGCGAGATCCTGCGCCTTGCCGTGCCCGCCTTCTTCGCGCTCATCGCGGAGCCGCTCTTCCTCCTCGCCGACTCAGCGATCGTCGGGCACCTCGGGGTCGCGGAGCTGGCGGGCCTCGGGATCGCGACCACGGTGCTGCAGACCGCCGTGGGGCTCATGGTCTTCCTGGCCTATGGGACAGGGCCCGCCGTGGCGCGCCTCCTCGGCGCGGGGAAGATGGGCCACGCCATGTCCGCCGCGCGCGACGGCGCCTGGCTCGCGCTGCTGCTCGGCCTCGCCCTCGCGGCGCTCGGCTGGCTCACGGCCCCAGCGGTGGTGGGCCTCCTCGGCGGCCCCACGGAGGTGCGGGGGTACGCGGTCGAGTACCTCGTCTGGTCGATGCCCGGGCTCGTGGGCATGCTGCTCGTGTTCGCGGGCACCGGGGCGCTGCGCGGGCTCCAGGACACGAGGACCCCGCTCGTCGTCGCCACCGTGGGTTTCACGGGGAACATCCTGCTGAACCTGCTGTTCGTCTACGGCCTCGGCTGGGGGATCGCGGGATCGGCCATCGGCACGAGTGTCGCCCAGCTGAGCATGGCGGCCGCGTACCTGGGCATCGTGCTGCGGCGGATGCGGCACGAGGGCGTGGGCCTCGCCCCGAGCCGGCGCGGCCTCCTGGGCGCCGCCCACGTGGGCTCCTGGCTCATGCTGCGCACGCTCACGCTCCGTGCCGCGATCTTCGCGGCCGTCGTCGTCGCCACGCAGCAGGGACCGGCGAACCTCGCCGCCCACCAGCTCGCCATGACGCTCTTCAACGTCCTCGCCTTCGCCCTCGACGCCCTGGCCATCGCCGCCCAGGCCCTCATCGGCAAGGAGCTCGGCGCCGCGAACGCGGCGCGGGCGCGGGCCCTCACACGGACCATGGTGCGGTGGTCCCTCGGGTACGGGGTCATCACCGGGGCCCTCCTCGCGGCCGGCGCACCGTGGATCGGCTGGATCTTCACCCCGGACCGGCAGGTCCACGAGGCCCTGCTGCCCGCCCTGCTCGTGCTCGCCGCGAGCCAGCCGGTGTGCGGCTACGTGTTCGTCCTCGACGGCGTGCTGATCGGCGCCGGGGACGCCCGGTACCTCGCGATCGCAGGGCTGCTCAACCTCGTGGTCTACGCCCCCCTGCTCGTGTGGGCAGGGCTCTCCGGCGTGGGGGGACCGGCGGGGCTCATGTGGCTGTGGGCCGCGTTCGCCGGCGGATACATGCTCGCGCGCGCACTGACCCTCGGCCTTCGGGCGCGCTCGGACGCCTGGATGGTGCTCGGCTCGCACTAG
- a CDS encoding class I SAM-dependent methyltransferase, which translates to MSGDSAFTGSIPELYDTVLVPMVFQDFADDLAADVAAADPASVLETAAGTGVVTRTLHRVLPGARITATDLNPAMLVQADRILPASDSIRWQQADAQELPFEDGAFDAVVSQFGIMFFPDRVRAYAEARRVLRPGARMTAAVWGPLEGNEVTLLVEQALAELFPGRTPTFYRRIPFGYTDHDLIRAELEEAGFSDVDVRTVEHVSAPTSTGAIALAHCQGTPLANELREGYGDPVQITADVARVLEERLGGRPFSGPTTAIFFSGVA; encoded by the coding sequence ATGTCAGGGGACTCAGCCTTCACCGGATCCATCCCGGAGCTCTACGACACCGTCCTCGTGCCCATGGTCTTCCAGGACTTCGCGGACGACCTCGCCGCCGACGTCGCGGCCGCCGACCCTGCGAGCGTGCTCGAGACGGCGGCGGGGACGGGAGTCGTGACGAGGACGCTCCACCGGGTCCTCCCGGGCGCCAGGATCACCGCCACGGACCTCAACCCGGCCATGCTCGTCCAGGCCGACCGCATCCTGCCCGCCTCCGACTCCATCCGGTGGCAGCAGGCCGATGCCCAGGAGCTCCCGTTCGAGGATGGGGCCTTCGACGCGGTGGTGAGCCAGTTCGGGATCATGTTCTTTCCCGACCGGGTGCGGGCCTATGCGGAGGCGCGGCGCGTGCTGCGGCCCGGCGCCCGGATGACCGCGGCCGTGTGGGGGCCGCTCGAGGGCAACGAGGTGACCCTCCTCGTCGAGCAGGCCCTGGCCGAGCTCTTCCCCGGGAGGACGCCGACGTTCTACCGCCGCATCCCGTTCGGGTACACGGACCATGACCTCATCCGTGCCGAGCTCGAGGAGGCGGGCTTCTCGGACGTCGACGTCCGCACGGTCGAGCACGTCAGCGCTCCGACGTCCACGGGCGCGATCGCGCTCGCCCACTGCCAGGGGACGCCCCTCGCCAATGAGCTGCGCGAGGGATACGGGGACCCCGTGCAGATCACGGCGGACGTGGCCCGGGTGCTCGAGGAGCGGCTCGGCGGCAGGCCGTTCTCGGGCCCCACCACGGCGATCTTCTTCTCGGGCGTCGCCTGA
- a CDS encoding amino acid permease: MASQPELHKTLKPRHLSMIAIAGVIGAGLFVGSGAAIKQAGPGILLAYAAAGVVVILVMRMLGEMAAANPETGSFSAYADKALGRWAGFSIGWLYAWFWIIVLGIEATAGAAIMHRWLPGVDQWIWALVLMVALTLTNVWSVKSYGEFEFWFASVKVTAIVLFLIAGLAAIFGLIPGLPAPGTTNLLGHGGLLPNGGSAVLAGILVVVFSFFGAEIATIAAGESADPVTAVRKAVNSTVWRILVFYIGSMAIVVTLLPWDDASVAKSPYVAVIERFGIPGAGTIMDIVVLTSVLSCLNSGLYTASRMIFSLSRRGDAPSSWSRISTRGVPVRAVLVSTVVGFVTVGLNYLWPDTVFLFLVNTSGAIALFVWLVIAASQLILRRRADAAGTKLEIRMWLFPYLTWASIVAIVALLVGMLFLDDTRDELVLSVALAAVVVAIGVARYRRRGPTPAGAPALAEAPGFEATEVDAEAHAHGA, encoded by the coding sequence ATGGCTTCCCAACCAGAACTCCACAAGACCCTCAAGCCCCGCCACCTGTCGATGATCGCCATCGCCGGCGTCATCGGGGCGGGGCTCTTCGTCGGCTCCGGCGCGGCGATCAAGCAGGCCGGCCCCGGAATCCTCCTCGCCTATGCGGCCGCAGGCGTCGTCGTGATCCTCGTGATGCGCATGCTCGGCGAGATGGCCGCGGCCAACCCCGAGACCGGCTCCTTCTCGGCGTACGCGGACAAGGCCCTCGGCCGCTGGGCCGGCTTCAGCATCGGCTGGCTCTACGCGTGGTTCTGGATCATCGTCCTCGGCATCGAGGCCACCGCAGGGGCGGCGATCATGCACCGCTGGCTCCCCGGCGTCGACCAGTGGATCTGGGCCCTCGTGCTCATGGTCGCGCTCACGCTGACCAACGTGTGGAGCGTGAAGTCCTACGGCGAGTTCGAGTTCTGGTTCGCCTCGGTCAAGGTCACCGCGATCGTGCTGTTCCTCATCGCCGGCCTCGCCGCGATCTTCGGCCTCATCCCCGGCCTCCCGGCCCCCGGCACCACCAACCTGCTCGGCCACGGCGGGCTCCTGCCGAACGGCGGCAGCGCTGTCCTGGCGGGCATCCTCGTCGTCGTGTTCTCCTTCTTCGGCGCCGAGATCGCCACGATCGCGGCGGGCGAGTCCGCCGATCCGGTGACCGCTGTCCGCAAGGCCGTCAACTCGACCGTGTGGCGCATCCTCGTGTTCTACATCGGCTCGATGGCGATCGTCGTGACCCTCCTGCCGTGGGACGACGCGTCCGTCGCCAAGAGCCCGTACGTCGCGGTGATCGAGCGGTTCGGCATCCCCGGCGCGGGCACCATCATGGACATCGTCGTCCTCACCTCGGTCCTCTCGTGCCTCAACTCGGGCCTCTACACGGCCAGCCGCATGATCTTCTCGCTCTCGCGGCGGGGCGACGCCCCGTCGTCGTGGTCGCGCATCTCCACCCGCGGCGTCCCCGTCCGCGCAGTGCTCGTCTCGACGGTGGTCGGCTTCGTCACGGTGGGCCTGAACTACCTGTGGCCCGACACGGTCTTCCTGTTCCTGGTCAACACCTCGGGCGCGATCGCCCTGTTCGTGTGGCTCGTCATCGCGGCCTCCCAGCTCATCCTGCGCCGCCGGGCCGACGCGGCCGGCACGAAGCTCGAGATCCGCATGTGGCTCTTCCCGTACCTGACCTGGGCGTCCATCGTGGCGATCGTCGCGCTGCTCGTGGGCATGCTCTTCCTCGACGACACCCGCGACGAGCTCGTCCTGTCCGTGGCACTCGCCGCCGTGGTCGTCGCGATCGGCGTGGCCCGCTACCGCCGGCGCGGCCCGACGCCGGCCGGTGCACCCGCCCTCGCCGAGGCCCCCGGGTTCGAGGCGACCGAGGTCGACGCCGAAGCCCACGCGCACGGCGCCTGA
- the dnaB gene encoding replicative DNA helicase: protein MSTSHVDSAPSFRDADAARTPPQDIVAEQSVLGGMMLSKDAIADVVEVVRGIDFYRPAHEAIYEAIIDLYGRGEPADAVTVSDELTKRGEINRVGGPAYLHELIQSVPTAANAGYYAEIVAERAVLRRLVGAGTKIVQLGYGQDGEVEDLVNQAQAEVYAVAERRTAEDYVPLSQVMEGAMDEIEAAGHRGGGMTGVPTGFYELDELTHGLHPGQMIVIAARPAVGKSTFALDFARSAAIKHKMATVFFSLEMGRNEIAMRLMSAEASIQLQDLRRGTLRDDQWAKIASVLGPLNESPLFIDDSPNMSLMEIRAKCRRLKQQHDLKLVVLDYLQLMSSGKKVESRQQEVSEFSRALKLLAKELGVPVIALSQLNRGSEQRTDKRPMVSDLRESGSIEQDADMVILLHREDVYNKESPRAGEADILVAKHRNGPTKDIVVAFQGHYSRFANMAADAGGEGGGF, encoded by the coding sequence ATGTCCACGTCCCACGTCGATTCAGCACCGTCCTTCAGGGACGCGGACGCCGCGCGCACACCGCCGCAGGACATCGTCGCGGAACAGTCCGTGCTCGGGGGGATGATGCTCTCCAAGGACGCGATCGCAGACGTGGTGGAAGTGGTGCGCGGCATCGACTTCTACCGTCCGGCCCATGAGGCCATCTACGAGGCCATCATCGACCTCTACGGGCGGGGGGAGCCCGCGGACGCCGTGACCGTCTCGGACGAGCTGACGAAGCGCGGCGAGATCAACCGGGTGGGCGGCCCCGCCTACCTCCATGAACTCATCCAGTCCGTGCCGACCGCCGCCAACGCCGGCTACTACGCGGAGATCGTGGCCGAGCGCGCGGTGCTGCGCCGCCTGGTCGGGGCCGGCACCAAGATCGTCCAGCTCGGCTACGGGCAGGACGGCGAGGTCGAGGACCTCGTCAACCAGGCTCAGGCCGAGGTCTACGCCGTGGCCGAGCGCCGCACAGCCGAGGACTACGTCCCGCTCTCGCAGGTCATGGAGGGCGCCATGGATGAGATCGAGGCGGCCGGCCACCGCGGCGGCGGCATGACCGGCGTCCCGACCGGGTTCTACGAGCTCGACGAGCTCACCCACGGACTCCACCCCGGCCAGATGATCGTCATTGCGGCGCGTCCGGCCGTGGGCAAGTCGACGTTCGCGCTCGACTTCGCCCGCTCCGCAGCGATCAAGCACAAGATGGCGACCGTCTTCTTCTCACTCGAGATGGGCCGCAACGAGATCGCGATGCGCCTGATGAGCGCCGAGGCATCGATTCAGCTCCAGGACCTCCGCCGCGGCACCCTGCGCGACGACCAATGGGCCAAGATCGCCTCGGTGCTCGGTCCCCTCAACGAGTCGCCCCTGTTCATCGACGACTCGCCCAACATGTCCCTCATGGAGATCCGGGCCAAGTGCCGCCGCCTCAAGCAGCAGCACGACCTCAAGCTCGTGGTGCTCGACTACCTCCAGCTCATGTCCAGCGGCAAGAAGGTCGAGAGCCGCCAGCAGGAGGTCTCGGAGTTCTCCCGCGCCCTCAAGCTCCTCGCCAAGGAGCTCGGGGTGCCCGTCATCGCGCTGTCGCAGCTCAACCGAGGGTCCGAGCAGCGCACCGACAAGCGCCCGATGGTCTCGGACCTGCGCGAATCGGGCTCGATCGAGCAGGACGCCGACATGGTGATCCTGCTCCACCGTGAGGACGTCTACAACAAGGAGTCGCCACGCGCCGGCGAGGCGGACATCCTCGTGGCCAAGCACCGCAACGGCCCCACCAAGGACATCGTGGTCGCGTTCCAGGGCCACTACTCCCGCTTCGCCAACATGGCTGCCGACGCCGGGGGCGAGGGCGGCGGCTTCTAG
- a CDS encoding dipeptidase, with amino-acid sequence MQQPATDHAPVFDGHNDLPWALRQDFGYDVAAAALGARQPRLHTDIPRLREGGVGAQFWSVFVPSTLAPAESVVATLEQIDCVRRIAAAHPDVFALARSAEEVREAAARGRIASLMGAEGGHSIAGSLGVLRMLAQLGVAYMTLTHNDDVPWACSATGEAMAAGRDTGLTDFGRSVVAEMNALGMLVDLSHVSPQTMEDALDATSAPVVFSHSSARAVCDHPRNVPDRILERLPANGGVLMVTFVPKFVSESCREHALAVHETRLSLGLPVDFHDVAPEEDPQAAAEFSAWLQSHPAPEATIGDVVRHLEHAREVVGPGHLGLGGDFDGTVDLPRGMDGVAGYGPLLSTLAERGWSREDLDALCWGNALRVLEGAQEAAA; translated from the coding sequence ATGCAGCAGCCAGCCACCGACCACGCGCCGGTCTTCGACGGGCACAACGACCTTCCCTGGGCGCTCCGCCAGGACTTCGGCTACGACGTCGCCGCGGCCGCCCTCGGCGCGCGCCAGCCGCGCCTCCACACCGACATCCCGCGGCTGCGCGAGGGCGGTGTCGGTGCGCAGTTCTGGTCCGTGTTCGTCCCCTCGACCCTGGCCCCGGCCGAGTCGGTGGTTGCGACGCTCGAGCAGATCGACTGCGTGCGGCGCATCGCCGCCGCGCACCCCGACGTCTTCGCGCTGGCCCGCAGCGCCGAGGAGGTGCGCGAGGCCGCAGCCCGGGGCCGCATCGCCTCCCTCATGGGAGCCGAGGGCGGCCACAGCATCGCCGGCTCGCTCGGCGTGCTGCGGATGCTCGCGCAGCTGGGAGTGGCCTACATGACCCTCACGCACAACGACGACGTCCCCTGGGCCTGCTCGGCGACCGGCGAGGCGATGGCGGCCGGGCGTGACACCGGCCTGACCGATTTCGGGCGGAGCGTCGTCGCCGAGATGAACGCGCTCGGCATGCTCGTGGATCTCTCCCATGTCTCGCCGCAGACCATGGAGGACGCCCTCGATGCCACGAGCGCCCCCGTGGTCTTCTCCCACTCCTCGGCCCGCGCTGTCTGCGACCATCCCCGCAACGTGCCCGACCGCATCCTCGAACGTCTGCCCGCCAACGGCGGCGTCCTCATGGTCACGTTCGTGCCCAAGTTCGTCTCCGAGTCGTGCCGCGAGCACGCCCTCGCCGTGCACGAGACGCGCCTCTCCCTCGGCCTGCCCGTGGACTTCCACGACGTTGCCCCCGAGGAGGACCCGCAGGCCGCCGCAGAGTTCTCTGCGTGGCTTCAGTCCCACCCCGCGCCCGAGGCGACGATCGGCGACGTCGTGCGCCACCTCGAGCACGCCCGCGAGGTGGTGGGTCCCGGCCATCTCGGGCTCGGCGGCGACTTCGACGGGACCGTGGACCTGCCCCGGGGCATGGACGGGGTCGCGGGCTACGGTCCGCTGCTCTCGACCCTCGCGGAACGGGGCTGGTCGCGCGAGGACCTCGACGCGCTGTGCTGGGGCAACGCGCTGCGGGTGCTCGAGGGCGCCCAGGAGGCGGCCGCCTAG